DNA sequence from the Malus domestica chromosome 11, GDT2T_hap1 genome:
GGTATTGCTCCACGGATCAGACTTCCAGTTCAAGAAACTATGGCCGCAGATGCTTTTCTTGGGGCATTTCTCCGAGTGTTGATTTGCAAGTTGGCAGATCGCGAGGTCATCAGGTACTTTGGACGCGTAAAGGGCATTGATAAAAATCTGAAGAAATGGAGTGACACCTTGTCTGCAATTGAAGCGGTTCTGAATGACGCGGAGGAAAGGCAGCTGATGGCTGAGAGCACCGCACTGAAGCTCTGGCTCGATAATCTCAGGGACTTGGCTTTTGATGCGGAAGACGTGTTGGATAAATGTCATACTAAAATGTTGAAACGTCTGATACAACATGCTCATTCCAGCACAACAAGCAAAGCATGGAAATCAATTCCTAATCGCGTTTCCAACTTCAAAACAACAAGCAAAGCATGGAAATCAATTCCTAATCGTGTTTCCAACTTCAAAATGAACTCGGAAATACAGAAGATTACCAAGCGATTACAAGTGATATCCGAAAGAAAAGACCAGCTTGGTTTGAAAATTGATACTGGGACGTTGACTAAAAGGGCACGCCAACTCATATCGCCTAGTTCTAGTCTACCAGATGGACCTGTGATTGGAAGGGAGGAGGACAAAAGGAAGATTGTTGAGCTTCTGTTGAAACAGGAGCATCGGGCTGCCAATTTCTATGTTGTTGCAATTGTCGGTATGCCTGGAGTCGGAAAGACAACACTTGCTGGACAAGTACTCAAAGATATGGTTGCAACCCAAATGTTTCAACCAGCCGTTTGGGTGTGCGTGTCTGACGACTTCAACCTTGAAAGAGTGACAAAGCAAATTCTTGAATCAATCACATCCCAGCAATGTACCACAAAAGATTACAATAAGGTTCAAAATGATCTGCATAAGAAGTTAGCAGGGAAGaagtttttaattgttttagacGATGTTTGGAAAACGTGTAGCCACGGTGACTGGAAGAAGCTGCAGTCCCCGTTTATAGATGGAGCACATGGAAGCAAGATAATTGTGACAACACGTGATAAAGATGTTTCAAAAATGATGGGAGCTGCTATGCTGGTTCACAATCTGAAGCCTATGGAGGATGATGTTTGTTTGCAAGTATTTGAGCAGCATGCATTCTTGAATGCTAACGACAGACCACCAAACTACGAGTTACTTAGGAAGAAAATTGTTGCAAGGTGTAGGGGATCGCCTTTGGCCGCGAGGACCCTCGGTGGCGTTCTACTTTGTAAAGAAATAAATGATTGGGAAGAAACATTGAGCAACAAGTTGTGGAGTCTGTCAAAGGAGCATGACATACTTCGCGTGCTGAGACTAAGTTACTTTTATCTTCCTTCACATTTGAAAAGATGCTTTGCCTATTGCTCAATACTTCCAAATGACTATGAATTCGGGGAGATGCAAATGATCCTTCTGTGGATGGCCGAGGGTTTGATTCATCATCAACCAGAAGATAATAAGCAAATTGAAGATTTAGGTGCTGATTATTTTCGGGAGCTCGTATCTAGGTCATTGTTTCAAAAGTCAACCAAAAATACTTcaaaatatgtgatgcatgacCTCATTGGTGATTTAGCACGATGGGCAGCTGGAGATGTTTGTTTTAGATTGGAGGATAAGCAAAATAATGATGGTGTACAACCTATATGTTTTTCGAAGGCACGCCATTCGTCTTACCTTATGGGTGAGTATGAGGTGGTTAAAAGATTTGAGGCAATTTCTGAAGTGAAATGTTTGCGAACCTTCTTGCCACTGAGAAAGGGTTCTCCCTACAATTATTTAGGTCGTCAGGTTACCTTTGATTTATTGCCAAAATTGCAATACTTGCGGGTGCTCTCTTTTAATGGCTATAGAATAACTGAGCTGCCAAACTCAattggtgatttgagatatcTACGGTATCTTGACCTTTCCTACACAGCTATAACTAGTTTGCCTAAATCGACAAGTACTCTTTACAACCTGCAGACATTGATATTGGAAGGCTGTTCAGATTTGAAGTCATTGCCTGCAGACATGAGTAATCTAGCTAATTTACGCCATCTCAACAACTCAGATGTGTCTTCGTTGGAAGGAATGCCTCCAAAACTAGGTAGATTGGTGAATCTCCAATCTTTGCCTAATTTTGTGGTCAGTGCTGGAAGTGATCAATCAGGAATAAGAGAGATAGGGCCCCTATCGCATCTCCAAGGGACATTGTGCATCTCAAGATTGGAGAATGTGACTGATGTCGAGGATGCTCAGTGGGCCAACTTAAAATACAAGGTGAGGCTTGATTCGTTGGTCCTAAAATGGTCACATTCAAGCGACACAAGAGAAATGGAATCTACTGTGCTTGACATGTTAGAGCCTCATAGAGAGATCAAGGAGCTCACCATCAAGAGTTATGCCGGGAAGAAATTTTCATCATGGGTTGGAGGTCATTTGTTCTCTAATATGGGGCTTGTGCGCTTAGAGGAATGTAACAATTGTTTGTCGTTGCCACCTCTCGAACAATTGCCTCAACTCAAAGAACTTTATATTAGGGGAATGAATGCAGTGGAAAGGGTTGGTGCTGAGTTTTATGGAGAGCGTAACTTGCCTTTTCGGGTATTAGAGACTCTTGATTTTGTGGAATTGCAGCATTGGAAGGAATGGCTTCCTTTCTTACTGGATCACGAAAGTGGTGCTTTCCCTTGCCTGAAAAGGATGTCAATAACAAAATGTTCTAAACTGGAGGGTAAGCTGCCAGAGAACCTCAATTCTTTAGCGAAGCTTGAAATTGttaaatgtgaagaattagtggtTTCAATTGCCAACTACAAACAACTTCGTCAGTTAAACATTGACGGTTGTAAAGTGTTGGTGCATACAGCTGGTAAGGTTGAGTTTGAGTTATTAGAGTCCTTGTGGCTTTCAAACATTTCGGAGGTGATGTATCTGGAAACAGGGGAATTGTTCAAGAAGGGATTAACCAAGGTTAGTGATTTGATGATTAATGGATGTGAGGAGGTGACGTCTTCATTGAAGAATGAGGGTAGATTATTGCAGCAGTTGACTTCTCTTAATAGTTTGGAAATTGAAGACAACTATCGTCTAGTTGAAGAATTGGGAAAAGAAGCAGAGGAGTTGCAAATATTGGAGGGCAGGCTTGAATATCTAAAGTTAAAAAAGTGCGAAAATCTTTTGAAGCTACCAAAAGGATTAAATCAGCTGTCGTCTCTTCAAGAGCTTCGCATACACGAATGTTCACGTCTAGTTTCTTTCCCAGATGTAGGTCTGCCACCTTCTCTTGAAAACGTCGAGATTAGAGAGTGCCATTCGTTGATATATTTTGCAAAATTCCAGATTCCCCAAAATCTCAAAAGAATAGAGATAAGAAAGTGCAAAAGTTTGAAATCACTAGTGGATGAGGAGGCTGTTGGTTCTTCTTGGTCGTCTTCTTCTCATATTTGTCTTGAGTACTTGAAGATCGAAGGATGTGAATCTCTGACGTCGTTATCATTGAGTGGCCAGCTTCTCAGGACACTTAAACACCTTGAGATACTTGGTTGTGAACAACTGGAGCTAATCGCAGAGGACGGGTTCTTCCACGACAACACTAATTATTGTCTTGAATACATTAATCTCTGGAAGTGCCAAAATCTGAAATCCTTACCGGATGGCTTATGCCACCTCAGCAATCTGAGAAAGCTATATATTCAAGATTGTGGAAGTCTTGTTTCTTTCCCAAGACTGAGTGGGGGGAGACTACCCTCCAACCTGAGAGAGATCCAGATCACCAGTTGCGAGAAATTGGAGGCGTTGCCTGAAGACATGCACAATCTTAACTCTCTTGAGGAATTGAGGATCGAGTACCGTGAAGGTTTGACCTTTCCTCCCAACCTCACGTTTCTTGAAATTTGGAAGGTAAAGAGCTGTAAGTCATTGTGGGAGTTGGAGTGGGGGTTGCACAGACTCACCTCTCTTAGATACTTGTGGATCGGAGGTGAAGACCTAGATACGGTGTCGTTTCCACCCGACATGGTCCGGATGGAGACGCTCATTCCCAAATCTCTTACTCACCTCACAATAAAAGGCTTCCCGAATCTGAAGAAACTGAGCAGTAAGGGCTTTCAATTCCTCACCTCCCTTCAATCTCTGCATCTCTGGAATTGTCCAAAGCTAGCATCCATTCCAGAGGAGGGTCTGCCTCCTTCACTAGAGCGACTTACCATCTCTGAGTGTCCAATGCTAAAAGAGAGATGCCAACCAGGAAAAGGACGCTACTGGCACAAAATATCCCACATCCCTAAAATACAGATAGATTGACAGCCGATTTGAAGCTGATAGTTGATTCGATCCCATTCTCTATTTCTGGGCCAAGGTTTCTTCTCTCGCGTTCCTCGCAACACTAGTTTATTTGGAGCCCATGGGATCTCAGATCGAGTTGAGTGAGCAGGAtagttttgttgaatttgaatatgatttccTGGCCTGGGGGCAGAGGACTGGAAAAACTGGGAATCTGGTGAGGTGGGaaaaaaaatgcatgaaatCGTTTGATCTTGAAGGGACCATTTGGATCTCCACATGGCCAATCCTTGGATTTGATTGGTTCTGGTGATACAAAAGCCTGAGCTTGACGGGTTCGTTTTGCAAACAGATGATGAACCAACTAGCATTGCTGGAAAGGGAAATAGCTTTGACGAGTGAGGATAGTCATAGTTGCTCGAGAAAGAAACTTTATGATATTGGTCAGGCGTTTTTTGGAAGGTCAAGAGGGTGTGGATATGAGGACCATATAAGTTGCATAATTTTCCACATCTCTACCAGTCTCTTCCAACTGGGCTTCTAGAGGGTGTGGATATGAGGACCATGAATGGTGCTGTCAAGCAATTAGAGGATGGTCTGAAACTTGAGCGGTCAAGAATGGAGCAGGAGAATATGAAGCAGTTGGAGCTGCggaaaaaaggaaagaagaagagaggaagaaaaaagaggCTGATATGGCATCAAAGAAGAGACAAAGGGAATAGGaagaaaggaaggagaaggaaagaaaaagaatgcaTGTTGAAGCTCGTAGACAGCGGAGAGAACATGAAGACAAGTTACCTGCTGAAAAACTagagaaagaaatgaaaaaccaCTCCACTGTATGATTCTTTATGCTCTGCctcatttcatatatattttaaaatgttagatttCACATTCTATATTGGGCTTTCTTGTATAGGATGGAAGAAGCCCTGGCggtaagaaatttaaaatggACAAAGAAAGGGGATTTGACAATTCCAGAAATAGTTTGGAGACTGAGCCTAGTACTTCAAGGATTTCAATAAGCAATGCCGGAAGAGAAAATATTATCCACGAAAAGTTCCATGAGGCCTCGAGTAGTTATGGATATAAAGCAGAGGTAAATGCTAATGACTTTTTAACAATCGATACCCGCCATATCTTAGGATCTAGTTGCATATGTTGAGTGCTTTTACTTGCATAGGCAGGAGCAGAGTGATAAACTGTGAGCATAGCATGAATTATAATCCTCTGTTGTTGAAGTTTGCATACGACCTCTAAATTTGTTGGGTTGAACCTATTTTGAGGCCTTCTTTATACCAGGAAATAGGGCTACACTCGCCTAAGTGCAAGAGTTCTCTTCTTTTAAAACTCCTAATAGCTTATCGTAAACTCAAGTCTGAACCACCTTTAGAAAGTTTCTTATTCATGAATAGCTGCATGCTGTTGTGCACTTTTACCTTGTCTGTAAAGCCTCTCGCTGATACTTCCTGTGATATTTAAGGTACCTAGCAATTTAGACAGAGAAATGGAGAATTCACTTGGCATTACAAGTCAAGTGCAGTATTATGACATCTCTGCATACAAAGAATCTGATGATGAAAATGACGATGACGATAATGTCATACCAAATAGTAAATTTATTCCTTCATGGTTAAGGTATGTTTTTCAATTGTTATATATGAAATATGATTTTCAAGTTAAAGAGCGTCACAATCATCTTGGTGATATGTATCTTTAGCGAAAGGCATAGATTGTGTACCCTTTGAAAGTGTCAACTCAGCTGCGCTATAAAATATCTGTTGTTTGGTTCTTGTTTTGTGCAGTAAAAACTGCCTGGCTTTTGCCGTTTCTAGCCAGAATAGAGCAGATCCAAAGACGATAttcgcccccccccccccccccccagaaAGCTTTTGCTGCATCTCTGAAGGTACTTTTATGGTTTAAAGTCCCGATCTTCGTAGCTATTGCATTGGCATTTTGGCTGGTCAATTTTTAGATACTGCTGGACTAAGTTCCAATATGCTCATTTGCAGTCCTCTTGCCCGAAAAGCATCAATTAAACAACAGCGGAATGTGCTAAACTCTATTCAGTATATTCCTCAGTAATAAGAGCTTTTGATCATGAAGAGGTAATGTTTACCTTTATTGATTATTCTCATTTTTCCTCTCCATGCTCTAAACTACATTTACGCTGCCAGTTTGGTTGTTAAAGGAGCAATTTTCCTTCTGCGAAATGTAAAATGCCTTTAGTTACTGCCTATCAAACCAAAATACTTGTAGTAATTGGTTTTTATTTCTCGTTGCAGATTTTCAAAGTCTATTTGTGAACAGTTTCTTGAGCAGGCAACACCCTTCCAAGCCGAAATGTAGCTGAAACGTctagaacttttttttttaattttttaatttttatatatagGAGTCTGTTGTAACTTATCTCAGATAATTTGCAGTGTGATTGTAGTTAAGAAGAGTAACAAGTTCCATTGGCAGAAGGGCAATTGCATGAGCTATTGAGTAATTTGGTCAGCATCTCCTGCTGCCTTGATTTTTCTTTGGCGCCGCCACTTTGGTCGGCATTGGTTTCAGTTTTACTTTTAGCCTCATTCTCCTGAAGGATGATAAGAGAAGGCTAGAAAAGTATGTATTTTGGTATGGAGGTGTTGTAAGATTATGGATATATAGCAATCTTTATTGCCATTATTTTTCCTCTTTCGGTCAATTTGCTTATTCACGATCATACACCAAAAGATTGAACAACGAATCATATACTTCTTTTCCAAAAATTAAAGCTTGCAACTCTTGGAACATATATAAATTTCTTACACCAATGGAGGCCTCGGAACCCCGCAGCAGGAAACTGGAGGTGGAGGAGTAGCAGGCAACAGTCATTGATCATCAGAAAGAAACTGATGGTGAAAAACTAATTTTAGGACCACATCCACTTAAGACAAGACGGCAGTGATAGGAATGAATCTGTCGGAATTGATGGTTGGGTTTTACTGAATACTTGATGGACGATATTAATGAGGACGAGATGCTGATCATGGTACGGACGCGGACATAAGTGGTCATCTGAACACAGAATTTCCTTGTCGTTCCCACTTTTCATGAGAATAAACATAAGGAACCTATTAAGTTCCCTAATAGGTTCCTTATGTTCTGGCTCGACAATCTCAGGAACTTGGCCTTTGATGTGGAAGGGCTTTCAATTCCTCACCTCCCTTCAATCTCTGCAACTCTCTAGATGTCCAAAGCTAGCATCCATTCCAGAGGAGGGTCTGCCTTCTTCACTTAGTCAGCTTCGCATCTGTGGGTGTCTTATGCTAAAAGAGAGATGCCAACCAGGAAAAGGACAAGAATGGAGCAGGAGAAAATGAAGCAGTTGGagctgcagaaaaaaaaaaaaaaaaaaaaagaagagaggaagaaaaaagaagctGATACGGGATCAAAGAAGAGACAAAGGGAAGGGGAAGAAAGGAAGGAGacggaaagaaaaagaatgcgTGTTGAAGCCCGTAGACAGCAGAGAGAACATGAATACAAGTTACCTGCTGAAAAAGTAGAGAATGAAATGAAAAGCCAGGCCATTGTATGATTCTTTATGCTCTGCCTCATTTCattatatctttttctttttgcaatGTTAGGTATCACATTCTACATTGTGCTTTCTTGTGTAGGATGGAAGAGGCCCTGGCGGTAAGAAatctaaggatgaaatggcaaATAAGAAAATGGAGGCAGAAAGGGGATTTGACAATTCCAGAAATATTTCGGAGACTGAGCCTTGTACTTCCAGGATTTCAATAAGCAACGCCGGAAGAGAAAGTATTGTCCACGAAGAGTTCCATGAGGCAAGTAATTATGGGTATAAAGCAGAGGTAAATGGTGGTGACTTTTTAACAATCGATACCCACCATATGTTAGGATCTACTTGCATGTTGAGTGCTTTTACTTGCATAGTCTGGAGCAGAGTGATAAACTGTGAGCATATCATGAATTATAATCCTCTGTTGATGTAGTTTGCATGGGACCTTTAAACTTGTTGGGTTTTAACTCTTTTGAGGCCTTCCTTTTGGCTATCGTTACCACAATATAGGAAAAAAGGCTACAATCGACTAAGTGCAAGAGTTCTCTTATGTTAAAACTCCTATCAGCTTATTGTAAACTCAAATCTGAACCACTGGTAGAACGCTTTCTTATGCATGAATAGCTGCATACTTTTGTGCTCTTTTACCTTCTCTGTAAAGCCTTGTGCTGATACTTCCTGTGAGATTTAAGGTACCGAGCGATTTAGACAAAGAAATGGAGATCAATTGGCATTACAGGTCAAGAGCAGTCTTATGACATCTCTCCATACAAAGAATCAGATGATGAAAATGACGAtgatgacaatgtcataccaaATAGGAAATTTATTCCTTCATGGTCAAggtatatatatttcaattgTTATATATATAGAGCATCACAGTCATCTCGGTGATATGTATTTTAGCAAAAGGCATAGATCGTGTACCCTTTGAAACTGTCAACTCTGCCGGGCTCCAAAATAATCTATTGTTTGGTTCTTGTTTTGTACAGTAAAAACTGCCTGGCTTTTGCCGTTTCTTGCCAGAATAGAGCAGACCCAGCGACGATCTTCCCCCCAGAAAGCTTTTGCTGCATCTCTGAAGGTACTTTTATGGTTTAAAGCCATGGTCTTAGTAGCTATTGCTTTGGCATTTTCGACTAGTCAATTTTAAGATACTGCTGGACTAAGTTCCAATATGCTCATTTGCAGTCCTCTTGCCCCGAAACCATCAATTAAACAACAGCAGAATGCGATAAACTCTATTCAGTATATTCTTCAGTAATAAGTGCTTCTGGTCAAGAAGAGGTAATGTTTACCTTTATTCTCCATTTTCCTTTCCGTGCTCTAAACTACATTTGTGCTGGCAGTTTGGTTGTTAAAGGAGCAATTTTCCTTCTGCAAAATGTAAAATGCCTTGAGTTACTGCCTATCAAAACCAAAATACTTGTAATAATTGGTTTTCGTTTCTCGTTGCAGATTTTCGAAGTCTATTTGTGAACAGTTTCTTGAGCAGGCGACACCCTTTCAAGCTGAAATGTAATTGTTATCTCAAATAATTTCCCGACTGATTGTAGTTGAGAAGAGTAACAAGTTCCATTGGCAGAAGGCCAATTTCCTGAGCTATTGAGTAATTTGGTCATCACCTCCTGCTGCTTTCT
Encoded proteins:
- the LOC103413682 gene encoding putative disease resistance RPP13-like protein 1 translates to MAADAFLGAFLRVLICKLADREVIRYFGRVKGIDKNLKKWSDTLSAIEAVLNDAEERQLMAESTALKLWLDNLRDLAFDAEDVLDKCHTKMLKRLIQHAHSSTTSKAWKSIPNRVSNFKTTSKAWKSIPNRVSNFKMNSEIQKITKRLQVISERKDQLGLKIDTGTLTKRARQLISPSSSLPDGPVIGREEDKRKIVELLLKQEHRAANFYVVAIVGMPGVGKTTLAGQVLKDMVATQMFQPAVWVCVSDDFNLERVTKQILESITSQQCTTKDYNKVQNDLHKKLAGKKFLIVLDDVWKTCSHGDWKKLQSPFIDGAHGSKIIVTTRDKDVSKMMGAAMLVHNLKPMEDDVCLQVFEQHAFLNANDRPPNYELLRKKIVARCRGSPLAARTLGGVLLCKEINDWEETLSNKLWSLSKEHDILRVLRLSYFYLPSHLKRCFAYCSILPNDYEFGEMQMILLWMAEGLIHHQPEDNKQIEDLGADYFRELVSRSLFQKSTKNTSKYVMHDLIGDLARWAAGDVCFRLEDKQNNDGVQPICFSKARHSSYLMGEYEVVKRFEAISEVKCLRTFLPLRKGSPYNYLGRQVTFDLLPKLQYLRVLSFNGYRITELPNSIGDLRYLRYLDLSYTAITSLPKSTSTLYNLQTLILEGCSDLKSLPADMSNLANLRHLNNSDVSSLEGMPPKLGRLVNLQSLPNFVVSAGSDQSGIREIGPLSHLQGTLCISRLENVTDVEDAQWANLKYKVRLDSLVLKWSHSSDTREMESTVLDMLEPHREIKELTIKSYAGKKFSSWVGGHLFSNMGLVRLEECNNCLSLPPLEQLPQLKELYIRGMNAVERVGAEFYGERNLPFRVLETLDFVELQHWKEWLPFLLDHESGAFPCLKRMSITKCSKLEGKLPENLNSLAKLEIVKCEELVVSIANYKQLRQLNIDGCKVLVHTAGKVEFELLESLWLSNISEVMYLETGELFKKGLTKVSDLMINGCEEVTSSLKNEGRLLQQLTSLNSLEIEDNYRLVEELGKEAEELQILEGRLEYLKLKKCENLLKLPKGLNQLSSLQELRIHECSRLVSFPDVGLPPSLENVEIRECHSLIYFAKFQIPQNLKRIEIRKCKSLKSLVDEEAVGSSWSSSSHICLEYLKIEGCESLTSLSLSGQLLRTLKHLEILGCEQLELIAEDGFFHDNTNYCLEYINLWKCQNLKSLPDGLCHLSNLRKLYIQDCGSLVSFPRLSGGRLPSNLREIQITSCEKLEALPEDMHNLNSLEELRIEYREGLTFPPNLTFLEIWKVKSCKSLWELEWGLHRLTSLRYLWIGGEDLDTVSFPPDMVRMETLIPKSLTHLTIKGFPNLKKLSSKGFQFLTSLQSLHLWNCPKLASIPEEGLPPSLERLTISECPMLKERCQPGKGRYWHKISHIPKIQID
- the LOC139189141 gene encoding uncharacterized protein gives rise to the protein MPTRKRTRMEQEKMKQLELQKKKKKKKEERKKKEADTGSKKRQREGEERKETERKRMRVEARRQQREHEYKLPAEKVENEMKSQAIDGRGPGGKKSKDEMANKKMEAERGFDNSRNISETEPCTSRISISNAGRESIVHEEFHEASNYGYKAEVPSDLDKEMEINWHYRSRAVL